One part of the Glycine soja cultivar W05 chromosome 11, ASM419377v2, whole genome shotgun sequence genome encodes these proteins:
- the LOC114375774 gene encoding calmodulin-binding receptor-like cytoplasmic kinase 3, protein MAFTALSLVLLLQLSTIFGSEVVLQSKDCGSDWVAHSYSSHGQDLFYINGNVVNKVAFCEALKLYIAKGCDVKDYFGSVKCVMDDSFVTLPLKAGRKLLKDLSSESTPQRDSKPMSSNVVVIGAGGALLVCCAVLCPCFYAKRRKATSHAVLSKDPNSMDSVSSEASVNDKIPASPLRVPPSPSRFSMSPKLTRLQSLHLNLNQVTRATQNFSETLQIGEGGFGTVYKAKLEDGLVVAVKRAKKEHFDSLRTEFSSEIELLAKIDHRNLVKLLGYIDKGNERLLITEFVPNGTLREHLDGMRGKILDFNQRLEIAIDVAHGLTYLHLYAEKQIIHRDVKSSNILLTESMRAKVADFGFARLGPVNTDQTHISTKVKGTVGYLDPEYMKTYQLTPKSDVYSFGILLLEIVTARRPVELKKTVAERVTLRWAFRKYNEGSVVELVDPLMEEAVNGDVLMKMLDLAFQCAAPIRTDRPDMKSVGEQLWAIRADYLKSARR, encoded by the exons ATGGCTTTCACTGCATTATCCTTGGTGCTGTTGCTGCAACTGTCAACAATTTTTGGCTCCGAGGTTGTCTTACAGTCAAAGGATTGTGGCTCTGATTGGGTGGCGCATTCATATTCTAGTCATGGTCAGGATCTGTTCTACATAAACGGCAATGTAGTAAACAAAGTTGCTTTCTGTGAGGCTCTCAAATTGTATATTGCAAAGGGGTGTGATGTGAAGGACTACTTTGGAAGTGTCAAATGTGTGATGGATGACTCTTTTG TGACTTTACCTTTAAAGGCAGGGAGGAAACTTTTGAAGGATTTGAGCAGTGAATCCACACCACAGAGAGATTCTAAGCCTATGTCATCCAACGTAGTTGTTATTGGTGCAGGGGGAGCTTTGTTGGTGTGTTGTGCTGTTCTTTGTCCTTGTTTCTATGCCAAGAGACGTAAAGCAACTTCTCATGCTGTTCTGTCCAAGGACCCAAATTCAA TGGATTCGGTTTCCTCCGAAGCCTCCGTTAATGATAAGATTCCTGCCAGTCCACTTCGGGTGCCGCCTAGTCCGTCAAGATTCTCAATGTCTCCAAAACTCACTAGACTTCAATCATTGCATCTCAATCTGAACCAAGTTACAAGAGCTACCCAAAACTTCTCAGAAACATTACAAATAGGAGAAGGAGGTTTTGGAACTGTCTACAAGGCCAAGTTGGAAGATGGCCTGGTTGTGGCTGTAAAACGTGCAAAGAAG GAACATTTTGATAGTTTGAGAACAGAATTCAGCAGTGAAATTGAACTTTTGGCCAAAATTGATCATCGAAACCTGGTGAAGCTACTAGGTTATATTGACAAAGGAAATGAACGCCTTCTTATTACAGAGTTTGTGCCAAATGGTACCCTTAGAGAACATTTGGATG GTATGCGTGGAAAAATCCTAGACTTCAATCAACGCCTCGAAATTGCAATTGATGTTGCTCATGGCTTGACCTATCTGCATCTGTATGCAG AAAAGCAAATTATCCATCGAGATGTGAAATCATCCAACATTCTTCTGACAGAAAGCATGCGAGCTAAAGTTGCTGATTTTGGATTTGCAAGGCTAGGACCAGTGAACACTGATCAGACACACATTTCAACCAAAGTGAAGGGAACAGTTGGTTATTTGGACCCCGAGTATATGAAAACATACCAACTCACTCCCAAGAGTGACGTTTATTCATTTGGAATTTTGCTTTTAGAAATTGTGACAGCCCGCCGTCCTGTTGAGTTGAAGAAAACTGTTGCAGAGCGGGTTACACTCAGATGG GCCTTCAGGAAGTATAATGAAGGAAGTGTGGTGGAACTTGTGGATCCTTTAATGGAAGAAGCTGTAAACGGAGATGTTCTGATGAAAATGCTTGATTTGGCGTTTCAATGTGCAGCCCCCATTCGAACAGATAGACCTGACATGAAATCAGTGGGCGAGCAATTGTGGGCAATAAGGGCAGATTACCTCAAGAGTGCAAGGAGATAA
- the LOC114375773 gene encoding putative chloride channel-like protein CLC-g, with amino-acid sequence MSTNYSTNGDSETLLRRPLLSSQRSIVNSTSQVAIVGSNVSPIESLDYEIFENEFFKHDWRSRGKAQIFQFMIMKWLLCLLIGMIVCLVGFCNNLAVENLAGIKFVVTSNMMLERRFLMAFLVFFVSNLVLTVFACTITALIAPTATGSGIPEVKAYLNGVDAPGIFTVRTLLVKIIGSITAVSSSLLIGKAGPMVHTGACVAALLGQGGSKRYGLTWKWLKFFKNDRDRRDLIICGSAAGIAAAFRAPVGGVLFALEGMSSWWRSALLWRAFFTAAIVAILLRALIDLCLSGKCGLFGKGGLIMFDAYSASISYHLVDVPPVFVLGVIGGILGSLFNLILSKVLRIYNFINEKGTIFKILLACVISIFTSCLLFGLPWLTSCRPCPPDPSEPCPTIGRSGIYKKFQCPPNHYNDLASLIFNTNDDAIRNLFSKNTDDEFEFKSVFIFFITCFSLSIFSYGVVAPAGLFVPVIVTGASYGRIVGMLLGKKDSLSHGLYAVLGAASFLGGSMRTTVSLCVIILELTNNLLLLPLIMMVLFISKTVADAFNANIYDIIMKAKGLPYLETHAEPYMRQLSVGDVVTGPLQTFNGVEKVCNIVFILRTTGHNGFPVIDEPPISQAPVLFGIILRDHLLTLLKKKAFMSSPMATSGDVINEFSADDFAKKGSSKGRLKIEDIQLSEEEMDMFIDLHPFTNASPYTVVETMSLGKALTLFRELGLRHLLVVPKFSGRSPVVGILTRHDFMSEHILGLHPFLVRNTGKSLRF; translated from the exons ATGTCCACGAACTACTCAACCAATGGAGACTCCGAAACTCTCCTTCGTCGTCCTTTGTTGTCCTCCCAAAGATCCATTGTCAACTCCACGTCCCAGGTTGCTATTGTCGGCTCCAATGTCAGCCCAATTGAGAGCCTCGACTACGA GATTTTCGAGAACGAGTTCTTCAAGCATGATTGGAGGAGCAGAGGGAAGGCTCAGATATTTCAGTTCATGATTATGAAGTGGCTCTTGTGCCTTCTAATTGGCATGATTGTTTGCCTTGTTGGCTTCTGCAACAATCTCGCGGTTGAGAATCTCGCTGGCATCAAGTTTGTGGTCACGTCCAACATGATGTTGGAGAGAAG GTTTCTGATGgcctttttagtattttttgtttcaaatttggTTCTCACGGTTTTTGCGTGCACAATCACGGCTTTGATAGCACCTACTGCCACCGGTTCAGGTATACCCGAGGTGAAAGCTTACCTGAATGGTGTGGATGCACCTGGAATATTTACTGTACGAACTCTTCTTGTTAAG ATTATTGGAAGTATTACAGCAGTGTCATCATCGCTTCTTATTGGGAAGGCGGGGCCTATGGTGCATACAGGTGCATGTGTGGCTGCATTGTTAGGTCAGGGTGGGTCGAAGAGATATGGGTTAACATGGAAATGGTTAAAGTTTTTTAAGAATGACCGAGATCGGAGAGATTTAATAATATGTGGATCAGCAGCTGGAATTGCTGCTGCCTTCCGTGCCCCTGTTGGTGGCGTGTTGTTTGCTCTTGAAGGGATGTCATCTTG GTGGAGAAGTGCCCTTTTGTGGAGAGCTTTCTTCACAGCAGCAATAGTTGCAATTTTGCTTCGTGCCCTGATTGATTTATGTTTAAGTGGTAAATGTGGGTTATTTGGTAAAGGGGGACTGATAATGTTCGATGCTTATTCAGCAAGTATTTCATATCATTTGGTGGATGTTCCTCCTGTGTTTGTTCTTGGTGTTATAGGGGGAATACTTGGCagcttatttaatttgattttgagtAAAGTTCTTCGCATATACAATTTTATCAATGA GAAAGGcaccattttcaaaattttgcttGCCTGTGTAATCTCCATTTTTACATCCTGTCTTCTTTTTGGATTGCCATGGTTAACATCTTGCCGACCTTGTCCGCCTGATCCATCTGAGCCTTGTCCTACAATAGGTCGGTCTGGTATCTACAAGAAATTCCAGTGCCCACCTAATCACTACAATGATCTTGCCAGCCTCATTTTCAACACAAATGATGACGCTATTAGAAATCTATTTAGCAAGAATACCGACGATGAGTTTGAGTTTAAATCAGTGTTCATCTTTTTCATCACTTGCTTTTCTTTAAGTATCTTTAGCTATGGAGTTGTTGCTCCAGCTGGTCTATTTGTGCCAGTTATTGTGACTGGTGCATCTTATGGGCGTATTGTTGGAATGTTGCTTGGCAAAAAGGACAGTCTTAGCCATGGTCTTTATGCTGTACTTGGTGCTGCTTCCTTTCTCGGTGGCTCCATGAGGACAACAGTTTCTTTGTGTGTAATTATTCTAGAACTGACCAATAACCTGTTATTGCTACCCCTAATCATGATGGTGCTGTTCATTTCTAAGACTGTAGCAGATGCTTTCAATGCAAATATATATGACATTATAATGAAAGCCAAGGGTTTGCCTTATTTAGAAACTCATGCTGAACCATATATGAGGCAGCTATCAGTAGGCGATGTAGTCACAGGCCCACTTCAGACATTTAATGGGGTTGAGAAGGTTTGCAACATAGTGTTTATTCTCAGAACTACGGGACATAATGGGTTTCCCGTTATAGACGAGCCTCCTATTTCGCAAGCTCCAGTTTTATTTGGCATAATCCTCCGTGACCATCTTCTCACATTGTTGAAGAAGAAAGCTTTTATGTCCTCACCTATGGCAACAAGTGGTGATGTCATCAATGAGTTTTCAGCAGATGATTTTGCAAAGAAGGGTTCAAGCAAAGGTCGTCTAAAGATAGAGGATATACAGTTATCAGAGGAAGAGATGGACATGTTCATAGATCTACATCCATTTACTAATGCTTCTCCTTATACTGTTGTGGAGACAATGTCACTGGGAAAGGCCCTTACACTTTTCCGAGAGCTAGGTTTAAGGCATCTGCTAGTGGTACCCAAGTTCTCCGGT AGATCACCTGTGGTGGGTATACTCACACGACACGATTTCATGTCAGAACATATATTGGGTTTGCATCCCTTTCTGGTAAGAAACACAGGGAAAAGTTTAAGATTTTAA
- the LOC114377567 gene encoding bifunctional purple acid phosphatase 26-like produces the protein MFQYSKAMLLNLVLVSFVLLSSIRDGSAGITSSFVRPQWPGVDIPVDHEVFAVPKGYNAPQQVHITQGDYDGKAVIVSWVTPDEPGTRHVQYGTSKDKFKTSAEGTVANYTFYNYKSGYIHHCLIEGLEYKTKYYYRIGSGDSARDFWFETPPKVGPDTPYKFGIIGDLGQTFNSLSTLEHYLESGGEAVLYVGDLSYSDEHDYKDMGLRWDTWGRFAERSAAYQPWMWNVGNHEVEFLPEVGEVEPFKNYLYRYTTPYSASKSTSPLWYAVRRASAHIIVLSSYSPFVKYTPQYIWLKEELARVDRKKTPWLIVLVHKPLYSSNVAHYMEGEAMRSVFETWFVQYKVDVIFAGHVHAYERSYRYSNIDYNITGGRRYPIPDKSAPIYITIGDGGNLEGLASSYLDPQPEYSAFREASYGHATLEIKNRTHAIYHWYRNDDGKKVPADSLVLHNQYWGSNGRKQNEVIDEVVNVK, from the exons ATGTTTCAATATTCCAAG GCCATGTTGCTTAATTTAGTTCTTGTTTCCTTTGTCCTCTTGAGTTCTATCAGAGATGGGAGTGCAGGGATCACCAGCTCTTTCGTTCGGCCACAGTGGCCAGGAGTTGACATTCCCGTGGATCATGAAGTATTTGCAGTTCCAAAGGGTTATAATGCACCTCAACAA GTGCACATCACGCAAGGTGACTATGATGGAAAAGCAGTAATAGTCTCATGGGTGACCCCAGATGAACCAGGGACTCGCCATGTGCAATATGGCACATCAAAGGATAAGTTTAAAACTAGTGCAGAAGGCACAGTTGCAAACTACACTTTCTATAACTACAAGTCTGGCTACATTCATCATTGTCTTATTGAAGGCCTTGAG TATAAGACAAAATACTACTATAGAATTGGAAGTGGTGATTCTGCTCGAGACTTTTGGTTCGAAACACCTCCTAAAGTTGGGCCAGATACTCCCTACAAATTTGGGATCATTG GTGATTTGGGGCAAACGTTTAATTCTCTTTCGACCCTTGAGCATTATTTGGAGAGTGGAGGAGAGGCTGTGTTATATGTTGGAGATCTTTCTTATTCTGATGAACATGACTACAAAGATATGGGTTTACGGTGGGATACATGGGGCCGATTTGCTGAAAGGAGTGCAGCATATCAGCCATGGATGTGGAATGTGGGAAACCACGAAGTAGAGTTTTTGCCTGAAGTG GGAGAAGTTGAACCTTTCAAAAACTATCTTTACCGATATACTACTCCCTATTCGGCTTCCAAAAGCACCAGCCCCCTCTGGTATGCAGTCAGGCGTGCCTCTGCTCATATCATTGTGCTATCAAGCTATTCTCCATTtg TGAAGTACACGCCTCAATACATATGGCTTAAAGAAGAGCTGGCGCGGGTTGATAGAAAGAAGACACCTTGGCTCATTGTGCTCGTGCACAAGCCACTCTACAGCAGCAACGTAGCTCACTACATGGAGGGTGAAGCCATGCGATCAGTTTTTGAGACATGGTTCGTCCAATACAAAGTTGATGTCATCTTTGCCGGCCATGTCCATGCTTATGAAAGATCA TATCGATACTCCAATATAGACTACAACATAACTGGCGGTAGAAGGTATCCCATACCTGACAAATCAGCACCTATTTACATAACAATCGGAGATGGAGGAAATCTAGAAGGTCTTGCCTCAAG TTATTTGGATCCACAGCCAGAATATTCTGCATTCAGAGAAGCGAGCTATGGACACGCCACACTGGAGATAAAAAACAGGACCCATGCTATCTACCACTGGTATCGCAATGATGACGGAAAGAAAGTCCCAGCTGACTCTCTCGTATTGCATAACCAGTATTG GGGAAGCAATGGAAGAAAACAGAATGAGGTTATTGATGAAGTTGTCAATGTTAAATGA